Proteins found in one Salvelinus alpinus chromosome 11, SLU_Salpinus.1, whole genome shotgun sequence genomic segment:
- the LOC139534501 gene encoding high affinity immunoglobulin epsilon receptor subunit gamma-like isoform X1 — protein sequence MGGRFQVLSALPLWLSFGSAAALVEPQICYILDAILFLYGIILTVLYCRIKYFTQMAPVTGTGKAKPVNAEESIYTGLAPHTADTYQTIGQKKGLH from the exons ATGGGAGGCAGATTCCAGGTTCTTTCAGCTCTTCCTTTGTGGTTGAGCTTTGGCAGCGCTG cgGCCCTGGTTGAGCCTCAGATCTGCTACATCCTGGACGCCATCTTGTTTCTGTACGGTATCATCCTTACCGTGCTATACTGCAGGATCAAG TATTTCACACAGATGGCTCCGGTGACTGGGACTGGGAAAGCAAAGCCAGTG AATGCAGAGGAGAGCATCTATACG gGATTGGCTCCTCATACTGCAGACACCTACCAGACCATCGGTCAGAAGAAAGGACTGCACTAG
- the LOC139534501 gene encoding high affinity immunoglobulin epsilon receptor subunit gamma-like isoform X2, whose product MGGRFQVLSALPLWLSFGSAAALVEPQICYILDAILFLYGIILTVLYCRIKMAPVTGTGKAKPVNAEESIYTGLAPHTADTYQTIGQKKGLH is encoded by the exons ATGGGAGGCAGATTCCAGGTTCTTTCAGCTCTTCCTTTGTGGTTGAGCTTTGGCAGCGCTG cgGCCCTGGTTGAGCCTCAGATCTGCTACATCCTGGACGCCATCTTGTTTCTGTACGGTATCATCCTTACCGTGCTATACTGCAGGATCAAG ATGGCTCCGGTGACTGGGACTGGGAAAGCAAAGCCAGTG AATGCAGAGGAGAGCATCTATACG gGATTGGCTCCTCATACTGCAGACACCTACCAGACCATCGGTCAGAAGAAAGGACTGCACTAG
- the ndufs2 gene encoding NADH dehydrogenase [ubiquinone] iron-sulfur protein 2, mitochondrial — MAGTMLRSLSKLGRPSTKLIINSSLVSPACTVQQNRQKQWQPDVEWTEHYAGAVMYPSAITEKWVPPPWNDKDAPMEKEVSNLTINFGPQHPAAHGVLRLVLELSGESVKKCDPHVGLLHRGTEKLIEYKTYLQALPYFDRLDYVSMMCNEQAYSLAVEKLLNIQAPPRAQWIRVLFGELTRILNHIMAITTHALDIGAMTPFFWMFEEREKMFEFYERVSGARMHAAYVRPGGVHQDMPLGLMDDIYEWCKNFSIRIDEVEEMLTNNRIWKNRTVDIGVVSAEDALNYGFSGVMLRGSGIKWDLRKSQPYDKYDEVEFDVPIGSKGDCYDRYLCRVEEMRQSLRIMIEALNKMPAGEIKVDDAKVAPPKRSEMKMSMESLIHHFKLYTEGYQVPPGSTYTAVEAPKGEFGVYLVSDGSSRPYRCKIKAPGFAHLAALDMMAKGHMLADVVAIIGTQDIVFGEVDR, encoded by the exons ATGGCGGGGACAATGTTGAGGTCGCTTAGCAAACTCGGACGTCCTTCAACAAAATTGATTATAAATAGTAGTTTGGTTAGCCCTGCTTGCACTGTCCAGCAAAACAG GCAGAAACAGTGGCAGCCAGATGTGGAGTGGACGGAGCACTATGCTGGGGCGGTGATGTACCCCAGCGCCATCACTGAGAAATGGGTCCCCCCACCATGGAATG ATAAGGATGCTCCTATGGAGAAGGAGGTGTCTAACCTGACCATTAACTTTGGCCCCCAGCACCCCGCAGCCCATGGCGTGCTGCGTCTGGTGCTGGAGCTCAGCGGGGAGTCAGTTAAGAAGTGTGATCCCCACGTGGGCCTGCTGCACCGCGGCACAGAAAAACTCATTGAGTACAAGACCTACCTGCAG GCGCTGCCTTACTTTGACAGGTTGGACTACGTGTCCATGATGTGTAACGAGCAGGCCTACTCTCTGGCCGTGGAGAAGCTGCTCAACATCCAGGCCCCACCCCGCGCACAGTGGATCAGAG TTCTTTTCGGAGAGCTGACTCGCATCCTGAACCACATCATGGCCATCACCACCCACGCCCTGGACATCGGAGCCATGACCCCCTTCTTCTGGATGttcgaggagagagagaag ATGTTTGAGTTCTATGAGCGTGTCTCAGGGGCCAGGATGCATGCAGCCTACGTCAGACCTGGAGGAGTACACCAG GACATGCCACTGGGACTAATGGATGATATCTACGAGTGGTGCAAGAACTTCTCCATCAGAATAGATGAGGTGGAGGAGATGTTGACCAACAACCGTATCTGGAAGAACCGCACTGTGGACATCGGGGTTGTGTCTGCAGAGGACGCACTCAACTATGGCTTCAG TGGTGTGATGCTGAGGGGTTCAGGCATCAAGTGGGACCTGAGGAAGTCTCAGCCCTACGACAAGTATGACGAGGTGGAGTTTGACGTTCCCATCGGCAGCAAGGGAGACTGCTACGACAG GTACCTGTGCAGGGTGGAGGAGATGAGGCAGAGTCTCAGGATCATGATCGAGGCCCTCAACAAGATGCCAGCGGGAGAGATCAAAGTGGACGACGCCAAGGTGGCCCCGCCCAAGAGATCTGAGATGAAG ATGTCCATGGAGTCTCTGATCCatcactttaagctgtacacagAGGGTTACCAGGTGCCCCCCGGATCCACATACACAGCTGTAGAAGCACCCAAG GGAGAGTTTGGTGTGTATCTGGTATCTGACGGCTCCAGCAGGCCCTACCGCTGCAAAATCAAAGCTCCAGGATTCGCTCACTTG GCCGCCCTGGATATGATGGCTAAAGGACACATGCTGGCTGACGTAGTGGCCATTATTG GCACCCAGGACATTGTGTTTGGAGAAGTTGACCGCTAA